The following coding sequences lie in one Paracholeplasma manati genomic window:
- a CDS encoding acetyl-CoA C-acetyltransferase, with product MNQKVFIVGAKRSPIGAFLGTLKDLHPVELGTQVLKQLLADTNVPKDKIDEVIVGNVIQAGLGQNIARQISIKAGLSNEIPAYTLNMVCGSGMKSVMNAYVGIQSGFSQLVVAGGVESMSGAPYVVTSKVRDGVKMGSLDMKDTILQDALHDSFTPGMHMGITAENIAAKHQLTREELDGFALGSQQKAIQAVDSGRFSDEIVPIEIKTKKETIVFSNDEYPNRGTNAEKMAKLRPAFKNDGLVTAGSSSGINDGASFMILASEAMVKTYNLPVLGEIVAVGQGGVDPNVMGLGPVPAIKDVLQRANMKLSDMELLELNEAFAAQSLGVVNELAEAHGVSKQALLEKTNVNGGAIALGHPVGVSGNRIIVTLIHELKKQDKHMGLASLCIGGGMGTAIIVKR from the coding sequence ATGAATCAAAAAGTATTTATTGTTGGTGCAAAAAGAAGTCCAATCGGCGCATTCTTAGGCACTTTAAAAGATCTTCATCCAGTAGAACTTGGCACACAAGTACTCAAGCAACTTTTAGCGGATACGAATGTTCCAAAAGACAAAATCGATGAAGTGATTGTAGGAAACGTTATTCAAGCAGGTTTAGGACAAAATATCGCTAGACAAATCTCCATTAAAGCTGGTTTATCCAATGAAATCCCAGCCTATACTTTAAACATGGTATGCGGCAGTGGGATGAAATCAGTCATGAATGCTTATGTGGGTATTCAATCTGGTTTCTCACAATTGGTAGTGGCTGGTGGGGTTGAATCCATGAGCGGTGCGCCATATGTTGTCACCTCTAAAGTAAGGGATGGTGTCAAGATGGGTTCACTCGACATGAAAGATACCATCTTGCAAGACGCTTTACACGATTCCTTTACACCAGGGATGCACATGGGGATTACCGCTGAAAATATCGCAGCGAAACACCAATTAACCCGTGAAGAATTGGATGGATTTGCACTAGGTTCACAACAAAAAGCAATCCAAGCAGTCGATTCAGGTCGTTTCTCAGATGAAATCGTACCAATCGAAATCAAAACCAAAAAAGAAACCATCGTATTTTCGAATGACGAGTACCCTAACCGTGGTACCAACGCAGAAAAAATGGCAAAACTCAGACCCGCATTTAAAAATGATGGATTGGTTACCGCAGGTAGCTCATCCGGTATCAATGATGGTGCAAGTTTTATGATCCTTGCTTCAGAAGCAATGGTTAAAACATACAACTTACCGGTCTTAGGTGAAATCGTTGCAGTCGGTCAAGGCGGTGTCGATCCAAACGTGATGGGGTTAGGTCCAGTTCCAGCAATTAAGGATGTTCTTCAAAGAGCAAACATGAAATTGTCCGATATGGAATTATTAGAACTCAATGAAGCATTCGCGGCTCAAAGCCTAGGTGTTGTCAATGAACTAGCAGAAGCCCATGGCGTGTCTAAACAAGCTTTATTAGAAAAAACAAATGTCAATGGTGGTGCGATTGCTTTAGGACACCCAGTCGGTGTATCTGGCAATAGAATCATCGTCACACTCATTCATGAACTTAAGAAACAAGATAAGCATATGGGTTTAGCTAGCCTATGCATCGGTGGCGGTATGGGTACAGCCATCATCGTTAAACGATAA
- a CDS encoding DUF2357 domain-containing protein — translation MKKRQTDKLSQFYYSYDQTFKDLEKSHTFPKTFYSALMSGKNTLYQKAMSETKTFDETWIKTIESYFPSIEKIILNPKSGLKYLEEIVPIEKAKKIRSNSIRHLASHTHFIREIRDEVVMPKKIMTTETDIDYGTYENRFVMTLIERLFNFVRSRHELIKDNIISYQKKHFNYTSTFHISDLEVDMNLDVVFKEDLEDKSINIYNKGILERVEYLSKRVTSIRNSPFMTLMAGEKKVMPPIMQTNVILKNVDFRNCYVLWLFLDRYNTLAYDVTVKEKDMIFDRSYQDAVERLALNTFTMVAFNQGVRKPSYDEIVEKEIIKKAFKIANIHVNDIVDTPEPIVVEDERINQYFLQENIKIFKKRVEEEVERSSTYEVGLKRALRDTISISNAIFKHHFELEENDDYFSRMVKDDDVEKNLEVSKEKAKIARIIRETKEVDYNNAIRLERKLMKDIEGANQRLILMNRKKTEDEAERIKIEAALKEQKDIAAKEAQMLSDNLELVNQNRETLLLEKKQVDETIASETQKAIEENNTLINNLKQTLQNQLDQKIATLDKHFNAEREAIEKEQAKQLKKLEREEKNAIAEAQKKAKAEYRLVVSNLRKKAKIEHDRLMKKLKLQRQKEQEKLLKEFEKLKLSMAKKQEKALLDIQKQSEKDIEKLKKDGLPKESKTPKTDSEVE, via the coding sequence ATGAAAAAAAGACAAACCGACAAATTAAGTCAGTTCTATTATTCATACGATCAAACTTTTAAAGATTTGGAAAAGTCCCATACTTTTCCAAAGACTTTTTATAGTGCTTTAATGTCAGGTAAAAACACGTTATATCAAAAGGCGATGTCAGAGACTAAAACCTTTGATGAAACGTGGATTAAGACCATTGAATCCTATTTTCCAAGCATTGAAAAGATTATTCTTAACCCGAAATCGGGTTTAAAATACTTAGAAGAAATCGTTCCGATTGAAAAAGCCAAAAAGATTCGTAGCAATTCCATTCGTCATTTAGCTTCTCACACCCACTTCATCCGTGAAATTCGTGATGAAGTCGTGATGCCAAAGAAGATCATGACGACTGAAACCGATATCGACTATGGTACTTATGAAAACCGATTTGTGATGACCCTCATAGAACGGCTTTTTAACTTCGTCAGAAGCCGTCATGAACTCATTAAAGATAATATTATCTCCTATCAAAAGAAACATTTTAACTACACATCGACATTCCATATATCTGACTTAGAAGTCGATATGAACCTCGATGTCGTCTTTAAAGAAGACTTAGAAGATAAATCCATCAATATATACAACAAAGGGATTCTCGAACGTGTAGAATACCTTTCAAAACGTGTCACATCCATTCGTAACTCCCCATTCATGACTTTGATGGCTGGTGAAAAGAAAGTTATGCCACCCATCATGCAAACTAACGTTATTTTAAAGAACGTGGATTTTAGAAACTGTTATGTCTTGTGGCTATTCTTAGACCGCTATAATACTTTGGCGTATGACGTCACTGTTAAAGAAAAAGACATGATATTTGACCGTTCTTATCAGGATGCAGTAGAAAGATTGGCACTCAACACATTTACCATGGTCGCTTTTAACCAAGGCGTTAGAAAGCCATCTTATGATGAAATAGTTGAAAAAGAAATCATCAAGAAAGCATTTAAAATTGCGAACATCCATGTGAATGATATCGTTGATACACCTGAACCGATTGTGGTTGAAGATGAACGTATCAACCAATATTTCTTACAAGAAAACATTAAAATCTTTAAAAAACGTGTGGAAGAAGAAGTCGAACGCAGTTCAACCTATGAAGTTGGTTTGAAGCGTGCTTTACGTGATACGATATCCATTTCGAATGCGATTTTTAAACATCATTTTGAGTTGGAAGAAAATGATGACTATTTCTCACGCATGGTCAAAGACGATGACGTTGAGAAAAACTTAGAAGTATCTAAGGAAAAAGCCAAGATTGCGAGAATCATTCGAGAAACCAAAGAAGTCGATTATAACAATGCCATTCGTTTAGAACGCAAGTTGATGAAAGACATTGAAGGTGCCAATCAACGCCTCATTCTGATGAATCGAAAGAAAACCGAAGATGAAGCCGAACGGATTAAGATTGAAGCCGCGTTAAAGGAACAAAAAGACATTGCTGCGAAAGAAGCACAAATGCTTTCTGACAACCTTGAACTCGTCAATCAAAACCGTGAAACACTATTGTTAGAGAAAAAACAAGTGGATGAAACCATCGCTTCTGAAACTCAAAAAGCGATTGAAGAAAACAACACACTCATCAATAATCTAAAACAAACACTCCAAAACCAATTGGATCAAAAGATTGCGACACTAGACAAACATTTCAATGCGGAACGTGAAGCGATTGAAAAAGAACAAGCAAAGCAACTTAAAAAGTTGGAACGTGAGGAAAAGAACGCGATTGCAGAGGCACAAAAGAAAGCCAAAGCTGAATATCGTTTGGTTGTATCCAATCTACGTAAAAAAGCGAAGATTGAGCATGATCGTTTGATGAAAAAACTCAAACTTCAACGTCAAAAGGAACAAGAAAAGCTGTTGAAAGAATTTGAAAAACTCAAATTATCGATGGCTAAGAAACAAGAAAAAGCACTCTTAGACATTCAAAAACAATCTGAAAAAGACATTGAAAAGCTTAAAAAAGATGGCCTTCCAAAAGAGTCCAAAACGCCTAAAACCGATAGTGAAGTAGAATAA
- a CDS encoding 3-oxoacyl-ACP synthase gives MKPSVGIVGTGIYLPKGRMSAKEIAERTNGVWTEQAIEEKLGIVEKIVPVDPVMDGSQEMGALAALDCLKNTGVDPKEIDVILCVTEEWKEYPLTTSALYVQDRIGAVNAWGIDVQNRCCTTVSALKMAKDMLIADDDVHTVMVVGGYRNLDFVDYTDKNMSMMYDLAAGGGAIILKKNYGKNELLGSHIIGDGSLSRTAGVEIGGICNPITKENVEEAKKSLRLLDPIKMKNRLNEVSMPNWYKCIEESLRKSNFSKEQFSQDGFLAILHMKRSGHVSLLQDLGLKPEQSIYLENYGHIGQIDQILSLHLALQSGQVKDGTIVCMLAAGIGYVWAANVVRWGA, from the coding sequence ATGAAACCATCTGTAGGCATTGTTGGTACAGGTATATACTTACCAAAAGGTAGAATGTCTGCGAAAGAAATCGCAGAAAGAACCAATGGCGTTTGGACAGAACAAGCCATTGAAGAAAAATTAGGTATCGTTGAAAAAATCGTTCCTGTCGATCCTGTCATGGACGGATCACAAGAAATGGGTGCGTTAGCAGCCTTAGATTGTTTAAAGAATACAGGTGTTGACCCGAAAGAAATCGACGTCATCCTCTGTGTCACTGAAGAATGGAAAGAATACCCACTCACCACATCCGCTTTATACGTTCAAGATCGTATTGGTGCTGTAAATGCTTGGGGAATTGACGTACAAAACCGTTGCTGCACCACCGTATCTGCACTAAAAATGGCGAAAGATATGTTGATTGCAGATGACGATGTACACACTGTAATGGTGGTTGGTGGATATCGTAACCTAGATTTTGTCGATTACACCGATAAAAATATGTCGATGATGTACGATTTAGCCGCTGGTGGTGGTGCCATCATCTTAAAGAAAAATTATGGCAAAAATGAACTTTTAGGTTCACACATCATCGGGGATGGGTCATTATCGAGAACCGCTGGGGTTGAAATTGGGGGTATTTGTAACCCAATTACCAAAGAAAACGTGGAAGAAGCGAAGAAGTCTTTACGTTTATTAGACCCAATTAAAATGAAAAATCGTTTGAATGAAGTATCGATGCCTAACTGGTACAAGTGTATTGAAGAATCGTTACGCAAATCGAACTTCTCTAAAGAACAGTTCTCTCAAGATGGATTTTTAGCAATCCTTCACATGAAGCGTTCAGGTCACGTCTCTTTATTACAAGATTTGGGTTTAAAACCTGAACAATCCATTTACTTAGAAAATTATGGACACATTGGACAAATCGACCAAATCCTTTCTCTTCATTTAGCTTTACAAAGCGGTCAAGTCAAAGATGGCACGATCGTATGTATGCTAGCGGCAGGGATTGGGTATGTATGGGCGGCCAATGTTGTAAGATGGGGGGCATAA
- a CDS encoding signal peptidase I: MKKIIKISMTVFTVFFFLASVLLLLLGTLSLQENRYLKVFNHTYSVVGSGSMEPTIMTGEFIIIRYESYDKIYQSVLDGETPIIAFRTDKNIVHRAIEATPDGLITKGDNNPAADDGFVTEENFIGVVVSHFMLFDIGNITLNYRHIVFLVIIVLLLFILVHELINFLKMVRETQEAKILEKHEIEKEAWIKAEKERLRIELENEMKSRRDANKDKNNTAQ; the protein is encoded by the coding sequence ATGAAAAAAATCATAAAAATATCGATGACGGTATTCACAGTATTTTTCTTTCTAGCATCCGTCCTTTTATTGTTATTAGGGACACTTTCTTTACAGGAAAATCGTTACTTAAAAGTCTTTAATCATACCTATTCTGTAGTTGGGTCTGGCTCGATGGAACCCACCATTATGACCGGTGAATTCATCATCATTCGATATGAATCCTATGATAAGATTTACCAATCTGTGTTAGATGGGGAAACACCGATTATCGCATTTCGAACCGATAAAAACATTGTCCATAGAGCCATTGAAGCGACCCCAGATGGACTGATTACTAAAGGTGATAATAACCCAGCAGCGGATGATGGTTTCGTGACTGAAGAGAACTTTATTGGGGTAGTGGTGTCACACTTCATGTTATTCGATATCGGTAATATTACACTTAACTATAGACACATCGTATTCCTGGTCATCATTGTACTCTTGTTATTCATTTTAGTACACGAATTGATCAACTTCTTAAAGATGGTTCGTGAAACCCAAGAAGCGAAAATACTAGAGAAACATGAAATTGAAAAAGAAGCTTGGATCAAAGCCGAAAAGGAACGTTTAAGGATTGAGTTAGAAAATGAAATGAAATCGCGTAGAGACGCTAACAAAGACAAAAATAATACCGCCCAATAA
- a CDS encoding beta-ketoacyl-ACP reductase — protein MKLQGQVAIITGGAKGIGMEIAKAFAQEGAKVIAADMGEMTYECENVFYKKLNVTDSQGCKVFFDEVLAEFGHVDILVNNAGITKDAMTRKMTDEQWDAVINVNLKGVFNLTRHVGPQMENQGKGSIINISSVVGVFGNIGQANYAATKAGVLGLTMTWAKEFARKGANVRVNAIAPGYVMTDILKTVPQELLDGFAKLTMLGRLGQPEEIAKVALFLASDDSSYITGQTINVNGGMRL, from the coding sequence ATGAAATTACAAGGACAAGTCGCCATCATTACCGGTGGTGCTAAAGGGATTGGTATGGAAATTGCGAAAGCTTTTGCACAAGAAGGTGCGAAAGTCATCGCTGCTGATATGGGTGAAATGACCTATGAATGCGAAAATGTGTTTTACAAGAAATTAAACGTGACAGATTCTCAAGGCTGCAAAGTTTTCTTTGACGAAGTTTTAGCAGAATTTGGACATGTAGACATTTTAGTCAACAATGCAGGTATTACCAAAGATGCCATGACACGTAAAATGACCGATGAACAATGGGATGCTGTCATCAATGTTAACTTAAAAGGTGTCTTCAACTTAACCCGTCATGTAGGACCACAAATGGAAAACCAAGGTAAAGGCTCCATCATCAACATTTCATCTGTTGTTGGTGTATTCGGTAACATTGGACAAGCCAACTATGCTGCAACCAAAGCCGGAGTCTTGGGTTTAACCATGACATGGGCTAAAGAATTTGCGAGAAAAGGTGCGAATGTACGTGTCAACGCCATCGCTCCAGGGTATGTCATGACAGACATTCTAAAAACTGTACCACAAGAATTATTGGATGGATTTGCGAAATTGACCATGTTGGGTCGTCTTGGACAACCTGAAGAAATCGCTAAAGTGGCTTTATTCCTAGCAAGCGATGATTCATCTTACATCACAGGACAAACCATCAACGTCAATGGCGGTATGCGTCTATAA
- a CDS encoding TetR/AcrR family transcriptional regulator — translation MNKESYRYPKTTSGIKTFNKIVSTGKKLFAKNGYQATSINDIIAKSKIAAGTFYIYFDSKLALYLYILDLYRVSIRKSSADATKGLVHRYDIERAGIKAFITYALKDPLAYRIIWESLFVDFDIFKNYYESFADSYIKHLKDFVSNGELRPDLDLETLSYTLMGISNFVGLQVIFKKDVSEVELDRIIDEAMSILDRGIFVK, via the coding sequence ATGAATAAAGAATCGTATCGTTACCCCAAGACAACTTCTGGCATTAAGACATTCAACAAAATTGTTTCGACGGGTAAAAAATTATTTGCTAAAAATGGATACCAGGCAACTTCAATCAATGACATCATTGCGAAGTCTAAAATCGCTGCGGGCACTTTTTATATTTACTTCGACAGCAAATTGGCTTTATATCTATATATTCTCGATTTATATCGCGTCTCCATTCGTAAGTCCAGTGCGGATGCAACCAAGGGTTTAGTTCACCGATACGACATTGAACGAGCAGGGATTAAAGCGTTTATTACCTATGCTTTAAAGGATCCTCTAGCTTATCGAATCATTTGGGAATCCCTGTTTGTAGACTTTGATATCTTTAAAAATTACTATGAAAGTTTTGCCGATTCCTATATTAAACACTTAAAAGACTTTGTCTCTAACGGCGAACTTAGACCCGATTTGGATCTTGAAACCTTATCTTATACACTGATGGGTATTTCCAATTTCGTTGGTCTTCAAGTCATCTTTAAGAAGGATGTTTCAGAGGTTGAACTCGACCGAATCATTGATGAGGCCATGAGCATTTTAGACCGAGGTATCTTTGTAAAATAG